The following coding sequences are from one Geothrix sp. window:
- the rplR gene encoding 50S ribosomal protein L18 codes for MANEIQIRRDKVKARIRGRVSGTPERPRLTIYKSLKRIYVQAVDDTKGITLASASSLEKDLRASLKNGANIEAAKAVGASIAARLKEKGITSVVFDRNGYVYHGRVKALADSAREAGLQF; via the coding sequence ATGGCGAACGAGATCCAGATTCGACGAGATAAGGTCAAGGCCCGCATCCGCGGCCGCGTGAGCGGGACGCCCGAGCGGCCCCGCCTCACCATCTACAAGAGCCTGAAGCGCATCTACGTGCAGGCGGTGGACGACACCAAGGGCATCACCCTGGCGTCCGCGAGCAGCCTCGAGAAGGACCTGCGCGCTTCGCTGAAGAACGGCGCGAACATCGAGGCCGCCAAGGCCGTCGGCGCCAGCATCGCTGCCCGCCTGAAGGAGAAGGGCATCACCTCGGTGGTGTTCGACCGGAACGGCTACGTCTACCACGGCCGCGTCAAGGCGCTGGCCGACAGCGCCCGCGAAGCCG
- the rplF gene encoding 50S ribosomal protein L6 — protein MSRIGKKPVTLPKGVKVTVAGSEAVVEGAKGKLSCPIPAGITLDIQADSVVLSRVNDEPQNRAFHGLTRALLGNAVTGVTEGWKKELDIVGVGYKAAMEGAKLKLELGYSHPINYEAPEGIQMAVEKTTHIVVTGIDRQLVGQVAADIRKFRKPEPYKGKGVKYTGEVIRRKAGKTGK, from the coding sequence ATGTCTCGAATCGGAAAGAAGCCCGTGACGCTGCCCAAGGGCGTGAAGGTCACAGTCGCCGGGTCCGAGGCCGTTGTCGAGGGCGCCAAGGGCAAGCTCAGCTGCCCGATCCCTGCCGGGATCACGCTCGACATCCAGGCCGACTCCGTTGTCCTCTCCCGCGTCAATGACGAACCCCAGAACCGGGCCTTCCACGGCCTGACCCGTGCCCTGCTTGGCAACGCCGTCACCGGCGTGACCGAGGGCTGGAAGAAGGAACTGGACATCGTCGGCGTCGGCTACAAGGCCGCCATGGAGGGCGCCAAGCTCAAGCTCGAGCTCGGCTACAGCCACCCCATCAACTACGAAGCCCCCGAGGGCATCCAGATGGCCGTGGAGAAGACCACCCACATCGTCGTGACCGGCATCGACCGCCAGTTGGTCGGCCAGGTCGCCGCCGACATCCGGAAGTTCCGCAAGCCCGAGCCTTACAAGGGCAAGGGCGTCAAGTACACCGGCGAAGTCATCCGCCGCAAGGCCGGCAAGACCGGGAAGTAA
- the rpsH gene encoding 30S ribosomal protein S8: protein MNTDPIADYLTRIRNGIMAGHDAVVVPASKIKAGLCGILKQEGYIHSFKQVEHEGREYLIVNLKYVKDKENVIHGLRRVSRPGLRIYTGAQDITDVHGGLGIAILSTPKGLLTGKDAKKQNVGGEVLAHVW, encoded by the coding sequence ATGAATACCGATCCCATCGCTGATTACCTCACCCGCATCCGCAACGGCATCATGGCCGGTCACGATGCCGTGGTCGTTCCCGCCTCCAAGATCAAGGCCGGCCTTTGCGGCATCTTGAAGCAGGAGGGCTACATCCACTCCTTCAAGCAGGTCGAGCATGAGGGCCGCGAGTACCTCATCGTCAACCTGAAGTACGTGAAGGACAAGGAGAACGTGATCCACGGCCTGCGCCGCGTGTCCCGTCCCGGCCTGCGCATCTACACCGGCGCCCAGGACATCACGGACGTCCACGGCGGCCTCGGCATTGCCATCCTGTCCACCCCGAAGGGTCTCCTGACGGGCAAGGACGCCAAGAAGCAGAACGTCGGCGGCGAAGTCCTCGCCCACGTCTGGTAA
- a CDS encoding type Z 30S ribosomal protein S14 encodes MAKISKIVKDSRKPKFSTQHRNRCKCCGRPRGYMRKFELCRLCFRKFALNGELPGVQKSSW; translated from the coding sequence ATGGCCAAGATTTCCAAGATCGTCAAGGATTCGCGCAAGCCGAAGTTCTCGACCCAGCACCGCAATCGTTGCAAGTGCTGCGGCCGGCCCCGGGGCTACATGCGCAAGTTTGAACTTTGCCGTCTGTGCTTCCGCAAGTTCGCCCTCAATGGCGAGCTGCCGGGCGTCCAGAAGAGCAGCTGGTAG
- the rplE gene encoding 50S ribosomal protein L5 — MTATQGHAEPRVKARYHQEVVSKLKEEFAFSSAMQVPRLQKIVINMGVGDAIQNIKVLDVAVDELTAIAGQKAVVRKAKKSVAQFKLRAGMPIACMVTLRGPRMWEFFDRLVTLSLPRVRDFRGVPTKSFDGRGNYTLGLKDQLIFQEIDYSKVDKMKGMNITFVTTAANDAEARALLAHLGMPFRK; from the coding sequence ATGACTGCCACGCAAGGCCACGCGGAGCCCCGCGTCAAGGCTCGCTACCACCAGGAGGTGGTGTCGAAGCTCAAGGAGGAGTTCGCCTTCTCCTCCGCCATGCAGGTGCCCCGCCTGCAGAAGATCGTCATCAACATGGGCGTCGGCGACGCCATCCAGAACATCAAGGTGCTGGATGTGGCCGTTGACGAGCTCACCGCCATCGCCGGCCAGAAGGCCGTCGTCCGCAAGGCCAAGAAGAGCGTCGCCCAGTTCAAGCTGCGCGCCGGCATGCCCATCGCCTGCATGGTGACCCTGCGCGGTCCCCGCATGTGGGAGTTCTTCGACCGCCTGGTGACCCTGTCCCTGCCCCGCGTCCGCGACTTCCGCGGCGTGCCCACCAAGTCCTTCGATGGCCGCGGCAACTACACCCTGGGCCTCAAGGACCAGCTGATCTTCCAGGAGATCGACTACTCCAAGGTGGACAAGATGAAGGGCATGAACATCACGTTCGTGACCACCGCCGCCAACGACGCCGAAGCGCGGGCCCTGCTGGCCCACCTCGGTATGCCCTTCCGCAAATAG
- the rplX gene encoding 50S ribosomal protein L24: MKLKKGDQVVVIAGKEKGKTGTVTKVSPASNRVVVAGLNIIKKATKPNPQTGEGGGIIEKEASIHASNVMILDPKTGKGTRKRPQ, from the coding sequence ATGAAGCTCAAGAAGGGCGACCAGGTCGTCGTCATCGCCGGCAAGGAAAAGGGCAAAACGGGCACCGTCACCAAGGTCAGCCCCGCCTCCAACCGCGTCGTCGTGGCCGGCCTCAACATCATCAAGAAGGCCACCAAGCCCAACCCCCAGACCGGCGAGGGCGGTGGGATCATCGAGAAGGAAGCGTCCATCCACGCCTCCAACGTCATGATCCTGGATCCCAAGACCGGCAAGGGCACCCGCAAGCGTCCTCAGTAA
- the rplN gene encoding 50S ribosomal protein L14 yields the protein MIQMGTMLTVADNSGAKKICCILPLGGGVGKIAQLGDVITASVKEAIPGGTVKKKAVVQAVIVRQRKAYRRKDGSYIRFDENAAVIIKKDGEPVGTRVFGPVARELRERKYMKIVSLAPEVL from the coding sequence ATGATCCAGATGGGAACCATGCTCACCGTCGCCGACAACTCCGGCGCCAAGAAGATCTGCTGCATCCTGCCCCTGGGCGGTGGTGTGGGCAAGATCGCCCAGCTTGGCGACGTGATCACCGCCTCCGTCAAGGAAGCGATCCCCGGCGGCACCGTCAAGAAGAAGGCCGTCGTCCAGGCCGTGATCGTCCGCCAGCGCAAGGCCTACCGCCGCAAGGATGGCTCGTACATCCGCTTCGACGAGAACGCCGCCGTCATCATCAAGAAGGATGGCGAGCCCGTCGGCACCCGCGTGTTCGGCCCCGTGGCCCGTGAGCTGCGCGAGCGGAAGTACATGAAGATCGTCTCCCTCGCCCCTGAGGTGCTGTAA
- the rpsQ gene encoding 30S ribosomal protein S17, whose amino-acid sequence MSLENKMTRNGVVVSNKADKTVVVKVERKFQHPLYHRTVKQTAKFMAHDETNACSIGDVVKIVETRPLSKRKRWAVLEIVQKAGE is encoded by the coding sequence ATGAGCCTCGAAAACAAGATGACCCGTAACGGCGTGGTGGTCTCCAATAAGGCCGACAAGACCGTGGTGGTGAAGGTGGAGCGCAAGTTCCAGCACCCGCTCTACCACCGCACCGTCAAGCAGACCGCCAAGTTCATGGCCCACGACGAGACCAACGCCTGCTCCATCGGCGACGTGGTCAAGATCGTGGAGACCCGCCCCCTTTCCAAGCGCAAGCGCTGGGCCGTCCTCGAGATCGTCCAGAAGGCCGGCGAGTAA
- the rpmC gene encoding 50S ribosomal protein L29, producing the protein MTKKNPFSDLTGKSVEELAQLEAELAAKRFTLRFQHAVGQVENTAEIRKTRRELARVKTALATKLA; encoded by the coding sequence ATGACCAAGAAGAACCCCTTTTCCGATTTGACCGGCAAGAGCGTCGAGGAACTCGCGCAGCTGGAAGCCGAACTGGCCGCCAAGCGCTTCACCCTCCGCTTCCAGCACGCCGTGGGCCAGGTCGAGAACACCGCCGAGATCCGCAAGACTCGCCGTGAGCTCGCCCGTGTCAAAACCGCCCTGGCTACCAAGCTGGCCTAG
- the rplP gene encoding 50S ribosomal protein L16, translating to MLMPKKVKNRKVQKGRTRGIATRGNDLAFGDFGLKAMEHCWLTNREIEAARIAMTRHIKRGGKIWIRIFPDRPTTSKPAETRMGSGKGAPDGWVAVIRPGRILFEMEGVTEEIAREALRLAQMKLSVASEFITRTPPEE from the coding sequence ATGTTGATGCCCAAGAAGGTCAAGAACCGCAAAGTCCAGAAGGGCCGCACCCGCGGCATCGCCACCCGCGGCAACGATCTCGCCTTCGGCGATTTCGGCCTCAAGGCGATGGAGCACTGCTGGCTCACCAACCGTGAGATCGAAGCCGCCCGTATCGCCATGACCCGCCACATCAAGCGCGGCGGCAAGATCTGGATCCGCATCTTCCCCGACCGTCCCACCACCTCGAAGCCCGCGGAAACCCGCATGGGTTCCGGCAAGGGGGCTCCGGACGGCTGGGTGGCGGTGATCCGCCCCGGACGCATCCTCTTCGAGATGGAAGGCGTCACCGAGGAGATCGCGCGCGAGGCCCTGCGCCTGGCCCAGATGAAGCTGTCCGTGGCGTCCGAGTTCATCACGCGCACGCCGCCGGAGGAGTGA
- the rpsC gene encoding 30S ribosomal protein S3, translated as MGQKVHPYGFRLIYQKNWHSKWFSKRDYAMLLHEDIKLRRELKKQLHSLNAMISKIDIERAADKVTVRIYTARPGIVIGRKGAEIDKLREDLQKRLNRPVSVDIQEIKKPEVDAQLVAEGVAQQLERRIAFRRAMRKAEEAAIRFGAKGFKIKVSGRLNGAEIARTEDYLSGQMPLQTIRAGVDYGFAEAHTTYGIIGIKVWVNLGDLVAETVKR; from the coding sequence ATGGGTCAGAAGGTCCACCCGTACGGGTTCCGTCTCATCTACCAGAAGAACTGGCACAGCAAGTGGTTCTCCAAGCGGGACTACGCCATGTTGCTTCATGAGGACATCAAGCTCCGCCGCGAACTGAAGAAGCAGCTGCACAGCCTGAACGCGATGATCTCGAAGATCGACATCGAGCGCGCCGCCGACAAGGTCACCGTGCGCATCTACACCGCCCGCCCCGGCATCGTCATCGGCCGCAAGGGTGCCGAGATCGACAAGCTCCGCGAGGATCTCCAGAAGCGCCTGAACCGTCCCGTGTCCGTCGACATCCAGGAGATCAAGAAGCCTGAGGTCGATGCCCAGCTCGTGGCCGAGGGCGTCGCCCAGCAGCTCGAGCGCCGCATCGCCTTCCGCCGCGCCATGCGCAAGGCGGAGGAGGCCGCGATCCGCTTCGGTGCCAAGGGCTTCAAGATCAAGGTCTCCGGCCGCCTGAACGGCGCCGAGATCGCCCGGACCGAGGACTACCTCTCCGGCCAGATGCCCCTGCAGACCATCCGCGCGGGCGTTGACTACGGTTTTGCCGAAGCCCACACGACCTACGGGATCATCGGCATTAAGGTCTGGGTGAACCTGGGTGACCTGGTCGCCGAGACCGTGAAGCGCTGA
- the rplV gene encoding 50S ribosomal protein L22 — translation MADIVSTATVRHLRGSAQKARLVVDLIRGKHVGEAQWVLAQAKKYAAAPIRKLLDSAVANAIDKNPSVNPDQLLVQTAFVDEGFRMKRVRPAPMGRAYRVQKRTCHITIQLASAAGEE, via the coding sequence ATGGCTGATATCGTTTCCACCGCCACCGTTCGCCACCTGCGCGGTTCGGCCCAGAAGGCCCGCCTCGTGGTGGACCTGATCCGCGGCAAGCACGTCGGCGAGGCCCAGTGGGTGCTCGCGCAGGCCAAGAAGTACGCCGCCGCCCCCATCCGCAAGCTGCTCGATTCCGCCGTGGCCAACGCCATCGACAAGAATCCCTCCGTCAATCCGGACCAGCTTCTGGTGCAGACCGCGTTCGTGGACGAAGGCTTCCGCATGAAGCGCGTCCGCCCTGCGCCCATGGGTCGCGCCTACCGGGTCCAGAAGCGCACCTGCCACATCACCATCCAGCTCGCGTCCGCGGCCGGGGAGGAGTAG
- the rpsS gene encoding 30S ribosomal protein S19: protein MARSLKKGPFIDAHLQKKVEVASAANDKRVIKTWSRRSTVVPQMIGLTLAVHNGNKFIPVYVTENMIGHKLGEFALTRTFKGHAGKADTKAKGK from the coding sequence ATGGCACGATCCCTGAAAAAAGGCCCGTTCATTGACGCCCACCTCCAGAAGAAGGTGGAAGTCGCCTCGGCCGCCAACGACAAGCGCGTGATCAAGACCTGGTCCCGCCGGTCCACGGTCGTCCCGCAGATGATCGGACTGACCCTCGCCGTTCACAACGGCAACAAGTTCATTCCTGTGTATGTCACCGAGAACATGATCGGCCACAAGCTGGGCGAATTCGCCCTGACCCGCACCTTCAAGGGTCATGCTGGCAAGGCCGACACCAAGGCGAAGGGGAAGTAG
- the rplB gene encoding 50S ribosomal protein L2, giving the protein MSIKQLKPTTPGQRGMSKFGFEEITTDTPERSLIAKRNRTGGRSNTGRITTRHIGGGHKRQYRIIDFKRNKLEVPAKVATIEYDPNRTARIALLVYADGEKRYILAPDGLEVGRTVVAGKNADILVGNALPLRNIPVGNTVHNIEMKPGKGGQIARAAGTFAQLVAKEDDYAQLRMPSGEIRKIHLDCYATIGTVGNLQHENIQIGKAGRTRWKGIRPTVRGVVMNPVDHPHGGGEGRTSGGRHPVTPWGQPTRGYKTRGNRRTDKFIVKRIN; this is encoded by the coding sequence ATGAGCATCAAGCAGCTCAAGCCCACGACCCCCGGTCAGCGCGGCATGTCCAAGTTCGGCTTCGAGGAAATCACCACGGACACGCCTGAGCGTTCGTTGATTGCCAAGAGGAACCGCACTGGAGGCCGCTCCAACACCGGCCGGATCACCACCCGCCACATCGGCGGTGGCCACAAGCGCCAGTACCGCATCATCGACTTCAAGCGCAACAAGCTGGAAGTGCCGGCCAAGGTCGCGACCATCGAGTACGACCCCAACCGCACCGCCCGCATCGCTCTGCTGGTCTACGCCGACGGCGAGAAGCGCTACATCCTGGCCCCCGATGGCCTGGAAGTGGGCCGCACCGTGGTGGCCGGCAAGAACGCCGACATCCTGGTGGGTAACGCGCTCCCCCTGCGGAACATCCCGGTCGGCAACACCGTCCACAACATCGAGATGAAGCCCGGCAAGGGTGGCCAGATCGCCCGCGCCGCCGGCACCTTCGCCCAGCTCGTGGCCAAGGAAGACGACTACGCCCAGCTCCGCATGCCCTCCGGTGAGATCCGCAAGATCCACCTGGACTGCTACGCGACCATCGGCACCGTCGGCAACCTGCAGCACGAGAACATCCAGATCGGCAAGGCCGGCCGCACCCGCTGGAAGGGCATCCGCCCGACCGTCCGCGGCGTGGTCATGAACCCCGTCGACCACCCGCATGGTGGTGGCGAGGGTCGCACCTCCGGTGGCCGTCACCCCGTGACGCCCTGGGGTCAGCCGACTCGCGGATACAAGACCCGTGGCAACCGTCGCACGGACAAGTTCATCGTCAAGCGGATCAACTAG
- a CDS encoding 50S ribosomal protein L23, producing MTKIFDVIRKPLLTEKGQILREKNIQVFEVATWATKHQIKEAVELLLQSKVKAIRTVRIPSRTKRLGRFVGTSNPRKKAYVELAEGAPASE from the coding sequence ATGACCAAGATCTTTGACGTGATCCGCAAGCCCCTCCTCACCGAGAAGGGCCAGATCCTGCGCGAGAAGAACATCCAGGTGTTCGAGGTGGCCACCTGGGCCACCAAGCACCAGATCAAGGAAGCTGTGGAGCTCCTGCTCCAGTCCAAGGTGAAGGCCATCCGCACCGTGCGGATCCCCAGCCGGACCAAGCGCCTGGGCCGCTTTGTCGGGACCTCCAATCCCCGCAAGAAGGCCTATGTCGAACTCGCCGAGGGCGCTCCCGCGTCCGAGTAA